The following proteins come from a genomic window of Shewanella halifaxensis HAW-EB4:
- a CDS encoding MFS transporter, which produces MNPLTHQRQDTNEIRLIISLSLASMVIFINLYLVQGMLPLIADSFSVSKSHATLLLSVTSFTMAFSLLLFAVLSDRVGRKKPILVSLYLLVALDFCALFITEFNQLILLRMVQGALLASVPAMAMAYFKDELGNNALLKAGAIYIAANSIGGIAGRLLGGGMAQYLDWQQAMALLTAVSLIGTLIVSYLLPKSHFVKPEIELSKWPLKRSDFNGFCHHLADPKLRLIYLVGGLAFMVMVNQFSYIQLHLMDSPFYLGRFEVTLIFVCYLSGTYASYRSAKWVGQLGLKRVFIYSVLALLSGSLLTLFDSLGAIFAGFLISAFGFFLIHSSCNAWVAYRAKQHRAKATALYLCSYYLGAAIGGPYLLPFWLVWGWQGVVLGSVLGLSVLALVVFKLIQPKSSSGPLVMES; this is translated from the coding sequence ATGAATCCCCTTACTCACCAGAGGCAAGATACTAACGAGATCCGCTTAATCATTAGCTTATCTCTCGCTTCTATGGTTATTTTTATCAACCTATATTTAGTCCAAGGCATGTTGCCATTGATTGCGGACTCCTTTTCTGTATCAAAAAGCCATGCAACGCTACTGTTGTCGGTAACCAGTTTCACCATGGCATTCTCACTTCTGTTATTTGCTGTGCTTTCCGATCGTGTCGGCCGTAAAAAACCTATCTTAGTCAGTTTGTACCTTCTGGTTGCGCTAGATTTTTGTGCACTGTTCATTACTGAGTTTAATCAACTGATATTACTTAGAATGGTGCAGGGGGCATTGCTTGCCTCTGTTCCCGCTATGGCTATGGCTTATTTTAAAGACGAGTTAGGCAATAATGCTCTGTTAAAAGCCGGGGCGATCTACATTGCGGCCAATAGTATTGGTGGTATAGCGGGGCGTCTGTTAGGCGGAGGCATGGCGCAGTATCTAGACTGGCAGCAAGCTATGGCTTTATTAACAGCGGTTTCTTTGATTGGTACGCTTATTGTGAGCTATCTGTTGCCAAAGAGCCATTTTGTTAAGCCTGAGATTGAATTGAGTAAGTGGCCGCTAAAACGTTCCGACTTTAATGGTTTTTGTCATCATTTAGCCGATCCTAAGTTACGGCTTATATACCTTGTTGGTGGGCTGGCTTTCATGGTGATGGTAAACCAGTTTAGCTATATTCAGCTTCATTTGATGGACAGCCCGTTTTACCTAGGGCGTTTTGAAGTGACACTTATTTTTGTTTGCTACCTGAGTGGGACCTATGCTTCTTATCGTTCGGCTAAGTGGGTTGGCCAGCTAGGACTAAAGCGAGTTTTTATCTATTCTGTGCTGGCGTTACTTTCAGGGAGCCTGCTCACTCTATTCGATAGCTTAGGAGCGATCTTTGCAGGCTTTTTGATCTCAGCCTTTGGTTTCTTCTTAATTCATAGTAGCTGTAACGCCTGGGTTGCCTATCGAGCAAAGCAGCACAGAGCAAAAGCGACGGCATTGTATCTTTGTAGCTATTACTTAGGCGCAGCAATCGGCGGTCCCTATTTATTGCCGTTTTGGCTGGTATGGGGCTGGCAAGGGGTAGTATTAGGTTCGGTACTTGGATTATCAGTACTTGCCTTAGTGGTATTTAAGCTTATCCAGCCAAAGTCTTCGTCAGGTCCGTTAGTGATGGAGTCATAG
- a CDS encoding 4a-hydroxytetrahydrobiopterin dehydratase, translating to MTELAQMKCEACQADAPKVTDDELAQLIAKIPDWGVEVRDGIMQLERVYKFKNFKLAMAFTNKLADLAEADFHHPGILTEWGKVTVTWWSHSIKGLHKNDFIMAAKTDTLLD from the coding sequence ATGACAGAATTAGCCCAGATGAAATGCGAAGCCTGCCAAGCTGATGCACCTAAAGTGACAGATGACGAATTGGCTCAACTGATCGCAAAGATCCCTGATTGGGGAGTCGAGGTGCGTGATGGTATTATGCAGTTAGAGCGCGTTTATAAGTTTAAGAATTTCAAGTTGGCGATGGCGTTCACTAATAAGTTGGCTGATTTAGCCGAAGCTGATTTTCATCATCCTGGAATTTTAACGGAATGGGGAAAAGTGACTGTCACTTGGTGGTCGCATTCAATAAAAGGTCTACATAAAAATGATTTTATTATGGCAGCGAAAACCGACACGCTGTTAGATTAG
- the maiA gene encoding maleylacetoacetate isomerase — translation MKLYGYWRSSAAYRVRIAMNLKSLVAEQTSVHLVNDGGEQHHEAYAQMNAQELVPSLMIEENGEQRVLTQSLAIIEYLDEVYPEASLLPSAPFDKSIVRAMALMVACETHPLNNLKVLQYLACELDIADEKKTAWYHHWVKEGFTALEKQLARHSGVFCFGDRPTLADICLVPQVYNAKRFKVDMSAYPNIERVNAHCLTLQAFIDAVPENQADAV, via the coding sequence ATGAAACTCTATGGTTACTGGCGCTCTAGCGCCGCCTATCGCGTTCGTATCGCGATGAATCTAAAGTCACTGGTTGCAGAGCAAACCTCTGTTCATCTGGTTAATGATGGTGGAGAGCAGCATCACGAGGCTTATGCGCAAATGAATGCACAAGAGCTAGTACCAAGCTTAATGATTGAAGAAAATGGCGAGCAGCGCGTGTTAACTCAATCCTTAGCGATAATTGAATATCTTGATGAAGTTTATCCAGAGGCGTCACTACTACCTAGTGCGCCGTTCGACAAGTCTATCGTTCGCGCTATGGCGTTAATGGTTGCTTGTGAGACTCATCCGCTGAATAACTTAAAAGTGCTGCAGTACTTGGCCTGCGAGCTCGATATTGCGGATGAGAAAAAAACGGCTTGGTATCATCATTGGGTTAAAGAGGGCTTTACTGCATTGGAAAAGCAATTAGCGCGGCATAGCGGCGTTTTTTGCTTTGGTGATAGGCCAACCCTTGCCGACATCTGTTTGGTGCCACAGGTGTATAATGCTAAGCGCTTTAAGGTTGATATGAGCGCCTATCCCAATATTGAGCGCGTAAACGCGCACTGCTTAACCTTGCAAGCTTTTATCGATGCTGTGCCAGAGAATCAGGCTGACGCGGTATAA
- the phhA gene encoding phenylalanine 4-monooxygenase, which yields MSKQPNYIAHLPDADGYIDYPQPEHDIWSELYARQRVNLPGRACPEYLDGLDKLSLPVDRIPQLAHIDNVLQQTTGWKTSAVPALISFGDFFQLLANKSFPVATFIRRREEFEYLQEPDIFHEVFGHCPLLTNPSFAHFSHLYGRLGLAASREERVFLARLYWFTVEFGVLRSSSNQLRIYGGGILSSPGETLFVMSEEPEIRPFDLVDVMRTPYRIDIMQPIYYAIESISDLGAIAEMDIMAAVKEAQQLGLFKPTFPAKAG from the coding sequence ATGAGTAAACAACCAAATTACATAGCACACTTGCCTGATGCCGATGGGTATATTGATTACCCTCAACCAGAACATGATATTTGGTCTGAGCTGTATGCGCGGCAGCGGGTAAACCTTCCCGGTCGAGCCTGTCCAGAATATCTAGATGGTTTAGATAAGTTGAGCTTACCAGTTGATAGAATCCCACAGTTGGCGCACATTGATAATGTGTTACAGCAAACCACGGGCTGGAAAACGTCAGCGGTGCCTGCATTAATTTCATTTGGTGATTTTTTTCAGCTGCTTGCGAATAAGTCATTCCCTGTGGCGACCTTTATTCGTCGTCGAGAGGAGTTTGAATACTTGCAAGAGCCTGACATTTTCCATGAAGTGTTTGGTCATTGTCCGTTGTTAACTAATCCATCATTTGCTCATTTTTCTCATTTGTATGGACGGTTAGGGCTCGCAGCGAGTAGGGAGGAACGTGTCTTCTTAGCGAGACTTTATTGGTTTACCGTAGAGTTCGGTGTGCTGCGTTCATCCAGTAACCAACTGCGGATCTATGGTGGGGGGATCTTAAGCTCTCCAGGGGAGACCCTGTTTGTGATGAGCGAAGAACCTGAGATAAGGCCATTTGATTTAGTCGATGTAATGCGCACGCCTTACCGGATTGATATTATGCAGCCAATCTATTATGCAATTGAGAGTATCAGCGATTTAGGCGCGATAGCCGAGATGGATATTATGGCTGCAGTTAAAGAGGCACAACAGTTGGGGCTGTTTAAACCGACATTCCCAGCTAAAGCGGGTTAA
- a CDS encoding fumarylacetoacetate hydrolase family protein produces the protein MKLASYNNGRRDGQLMLVSKDLTKAVAVPAIAHTMQQLMDAWELLNPQLVELYDALNSGMMDNAVDFDESKCLSPLPRAYQWADGSAYVNHVELVRKARGAQMPETFWTDPLVYQGGSDCFIAPKADIPLASEEWGIDFESEIAVITDDVPMGVTVDNAAQHIKLLMLVNDVSLRNLIPGELAKGFGFFQSKPSSSFSPVAVTPDELEGKWQDSKIHLPLITHLNSELFGRPNAGVDMTFNFSQLVSHVAKTRPLGAGAIIGSGTISNYDRSAGSSCLAETRMLETIAEGKPSTPFMGFGDRVRIEMLDDDNNSIFGSIDQQVVEYKV, from the coding sequence ATGAAGTTAGCAAGTTATAACAATGGTCGCCGTGACGGTCAATTGATGTTAGTTAGCAAAGATTTGACTAAAGCCGTTGCTGTGCCTGCTATTGCCCATACGATGCAGCAGTTAATGGATGCTTGGGAGCTACTTAACCCGCAATTGGTAGAACTCTATGATGCGTTAAACAGTGGCATGATGGATAACGCCGTCGATTTTGACGAATCAAAGTGTTTATCTCCGCTTCCAAGAGCCTATCAGTGGGCCGATGGCAGCGCTTACGTTAACCATGTTGAGTTAGTACGTAAAGCGCGCGGTGCCCAGATGCCGGAAACATTTTGGACAGATCCTTTAGTCTATCAAGGTGGCTCAGACTGCTTTATCGCACCCAAGGCGGATATTCCGTTAGCAAGTGAAGAGTGGGGCATCGATTTTGAATCCGAAATTGCTGTGATCACTGATGATGTGCCGATGGGCGTCACAGTCGATAATGCCGCGCAGCATATTAAGTTGCTGATGCTAGTAAACGATGTATCGTTAAGAAACCTCATTCCAGGTGAGCTGGCAAAGGGATTTGGCTTCTTCCAGTCAAAGCCATCGAGTAGCTTTTCACCTGTTGCAGTGACACCCGATGAACTAGAAGGTAAGTGGCAGGACTCTAAGATCCACCTGCCGTTAATTACTCATCTTAATAGTGAACTATTTGGTCGTCCAAATGCCGGTGTTGATATGACGTTTAACTTTAGCCAACTCGTATCGCATGTGGCTAAAACACGTCCGCTGGGAGCGGGAGCGATTATCGGTTCGGGCACTATCTCAAATTATGACCGCAGTGCGGGGTCCAGTTGCTTAGCCGAGACTCGTATGTTGGAGACCATCGCAGAAGGGAAGCCGTCGACTCCTTTTATGGGGTTTGGTGATCGGGTACGTATCGAGATGCTCGATGACGACAATAACAGCATTTTTGGTTCGATCGATCAGCAAGTGGTCGAATATAAAGTCTGA
- the gltX gene encoding glutamate--tRNA ligase — protein MTIKTRFAPSPTGFLHVGGARTALYSWLYARANQGEFVLRIEDTDIERSTPEACAAILEGMEWLNLNWDEGPYYQTKRFDRYNEIIAQMLEQGTAYKCYCSRERIETMREEQAANGEQQKYDGCCRDKAPRDTDEPFVVRFKNPTEGSVVFDDHVRGRIEFANSTLDDLIIARTEGTPTYNFCVVVDDWDMGITCVVRGEDHINNTPRQINILKALGAPVPEYAHVAMILGDDGAKLSKRHGAVGVMQYRDDGFLPEALLNYLVRLGWSHGDQEVFSIEEMKQFFSLDDINKAASAFNTDKLIWLNQHYIKEMDPEYVASHLEWHMADQNIDTSNGPKLSEVVSALSERAKTLKELAASSRYFFEDFAEFEETAAKKHLRGVALEPLTLIQSKLAALNEWTLEAIHQAIEDTASELDVGMGKVGMPLRVAVTGAGMSPAVDLTLFLVGKARCEQRISKAIEFVANRVNS, from the coding sequence ATGACAATTAAGACGCGTTTTGCTCCAAGCCCTACTGGCTTTTTGCACGTTGGTGGTGCTCGTACAGCACTTTATTCATGGTTATATGCACGCGCAAACCAAGGTGAGTTTGTTTTACGTATTGAAGATACCGATATTGAACGTTCAACTCCTGAAGCATGTGCCGCTATTTTAGAAGGCATGGAGTGGCTTAACCTTAACTGGGATGAAGGTCCATATTATCAAACCAAGCGTTTTGACCGTTACAACGAAATCATTGCACAGATGCTAGAGCAGGGGACTGCTTATAAGTGTTATTGTAGTCGTGAGCGTATTGAAACGATGCGTGAAGAGCAAGCTGCAAACGGTGAACAGCAAAAATATGATGGCTGTTGTCGTGATAAGGCTCCACGCGATACAGATGAACCATTTGTAGTGCGTTTCAAAAACCCTACAGAAGGTAGTGTTGTTTTTGATGATCATGTACGTGGCCGTATCGAATTTGCAAACAGTACATTAGATGATCTAATTATCGCACGTACGGAAGGTACGCCTACTTATAACTTCTGTGTGGTTGTTGACGATTGGGATATGGGGATTACTTGTGTTGTACGTGGTGAAGACCATATCAACAATACGCCTCGTCAAATAAACATCCTTAAAGCACTTGGCGCACCAGTACCTGAATATGCTCATGTTGCTATGATCCTAGGTGATGATGGAGCTAAATTATCTAAGCGTCATGGTGCAGTCGGTGTGATGCAGTACCGCGATGACGGTTTCTTGCCAGAGGCACTGCTTAACTACCTTGTTCGTTTAGGCTGGTCTCATGGAGATCAAGAAGTGTTCTCAATTGAAGAGATGAAGCAGTTCTTTAGCCTTGATGATATCAATAAAGCAGCTTCTGCTTTTAATACAGATAAACTGATTTGGTTGAACCAGCACTATATTAAAGAAATGGATCCAGAATATGTAGCTTCTCATCTTGAGTGGCACATGGCTGATCAAAACATTGATACAAGCAATGGTCCAAAACTTTCTGAAGTGGTTTCAGCTTTATCAGAACGTGCTAAGACATTAAAAGAGCTTGCTGCTTCTAGTCGCTATTTCTTCGAAGACTTCGCTGAGTTTGAAGAAACTGCCGCTAAAAAACACCTTAGAGGTGTAGCACTTGAGCCACTAACTCTTATTCAGTCTAAGTTAGCTGCATTAAATGAATGGACTTTAGAAGCTATTCACCAGGCAATTGAAGATACAGCGAGTGAATTAGACGTTGGAATGGGTAAAGTCGGTATGCCATTGCGCGTTGCTGTTACCGGCGCAGGTATGTCACCTGCTGTAGATTTAACCTTATTCTTGGTTGGAAAGGCTCGTTGCGAACAAAGAATCTCCAAAGCGATTGAATTTGTAGCAAATAGAGTAAATTCATAA
- the tyrR gene encoding transcriptional regulator TyrR, producing MRLEVSCLDRVGLAKDILLIMEDYGINLFAIDASNQGFLYLQFAEVSFDMLSELLPLIRKVEGVHDVRTVSFMPSEQEHYALKTLLKTLPDSVFSIDVKGRIRIVNESALHTVGMAEHEVIDESINHWVHGFNFSRWLSESTVLAQATRVNIGENEYLAEMLPIYLPDSGSETPILAGAVVSLKSPARLGKQFNALQNQSSGFENVLATSDKMKEVLVQARRMAQLDAPLLITGETGTGKELMSRACHDASMRREHPFIAINCAAMPDSAAEEELFGFVSNGNVVKRGFIEEAKGGTIFLDEIAEMSKSAQVKLLRFIQDGTFRRVGGDEEIRSDVRIICSTQKNLAELCQSGEFREDLYYRIHVLSFHVPALRERKVDIIPLTEMFLEHYSQQLSIPIRRISGECREHLLGYAWPGNVRQLKNAIFRAVSMWDGSAELTVEQLKLPSYAEGFGYFDHQFEGSLEEAMKQFEASLLRRLYPAYPSTRQLAKKLGVSHTAIANKLREYKISKQKAL from the coding sequence ATGCGCTTGGAAGTCAGCTGTTTAGACCGTGTCGGTCTTGCCAAAGATATCTTATTGATCATGGAAGACTACGGGATCAATTTGTTTGCCATCGATGCAAGCAACCAAGGTTTTCTCTATCTACAATTTGCTGAAGTTAGTTTTGATATGCTCAGTGAGTTATTGCCACTTATTCGAAAGGTCGAAGGTGTTCATGATGTTCGTACGGTGTCGTTTATGCCGTCGGAGCAAGAGCATTACGCACTTAAGACCTTATTAAAAACCCTACCTGATTCGGTGTTCTCTATCGATGTAAAAGGGCGGATCCGTATTGTTAATGAATCGGCACTGCATACGGTGGGTATGGCCGAGCATGAGGTCATTGATGAATCAATAAACCATTGGGTACACGGTTTTAATTTCAGCCGTTGGCTGAGCGAGTCAACTGTTTTAGCGCAGGCCACACGGGTGAATATTGGTGAAAATGAATACCTTGCGGAAATGTTACCCATTTACCTGCCTGATAGCGGCAGTGAAACCCCTATTTTAGCGGGTGCAGTGGTTTCACTTAAGTCACCAGCACGCTTAGGTAAACAGTTTAATGCGCTACAAAATCAGTCAAGTGGTTTTGAAAATGTACTCGCGACAAGTGACAAGATGAAAGAGGTGTTGGTTCAGGCTCGTCGGATGGCGCAGCTTGATGCACCTTTACTCATTACGGGTGAAACAGGCACAGGTAAAGAGCTGATGTCTCGCGCCTGCCACGATGCCAGTATGCGCCGTGAACACCCTTTCATCGCCATAAACTGTGCAGCCATGCCTGACAGTGCCGCTGAAGAGGAGCTTTTTGGCTTTGTTAGCAATGGTAACGTGGTCAAACGTGGTTTTATTGAAGAGGCTAAGGGCGGAACAATCTTTCTCGATGAGATTGCTGAGATGTCTAAGTCGGCTCAGGTTAAGCTATTACGATTCATACAAGATGGCACCTTTAGACGTGTTGGCGGCGATGAAGAGATCCGCAGTGATGTGCGGATCATCTGTTCGACCCAAAAGAATCTTGCCGAATTATGTCAAAGTGGCGAGTTCAGAGAGGATCTCTATTATCGTATCCACGTATTAAGCTTTCATGTGCCCGCCTTGCGTGAGCGCAAAGTTGATATTATTCCGCTTACTGAGATGTTTTTGGAGCATTACAGCCAGCAACTCTCTATTCCGATACGTCGTATCTCTGGGGAGTGTCGTGAACATCTTCTCGGTTATGCGTGGCCGGGTAACGTTCGCCAGCTTAAAAATGCCATTTTTAGAGCGGTATCAATGTGGGATGGCAGTGCAGAGCTAACGGTTGAGCAATTAAAGTTACCCTCTTATGCTGAAGGTTTTGGATACTTCGACCATCAGTTTGAGGGCAGTTTAGAGGAGGCGATGAAACAGTTTGAAGCGAGCTTATTGCGAAGGCTTTACCCCGCCTACCCAAGTACGCGCCAGCTTGCTAAAAAACTGGGGGTATCGCACACCGCGATTGCTAACAAACTGCGCGAATATAAGATCAGTAAACAAAAAGCGCTGTAA
- the galU gene encoding UTP--glucose-1-phosphate uridylyltransferase GalU, giving the protein MKQHKIRKAVIPVAGLGTRMLPATKAIPKEMLPVMDKPLIQYVVSEAIAAGIKEIVLVTHASKNSVENHFDTSFELETQLERRVKRQLLAEVQAICPDDVTIISVRQSQAKGLGHAILCAKSIIGDSPFAVLLPDVLIDDASSDLTKENLAQMVALYNETEVGQIMVEGVPHELVNQYGIADINGKDLQPGESLPLSQLVEKPSIEDAPSNLAVVGRYILPAEIWTYLAKTPAGAGDEIQLTDAIAMLMENQTVNAYYMQGKSHDCGNKLGYMQAHVEHALRHKEIGTEFAEYLKAIVKTLK; this is encoded by the coding sequence ATGAAACAACATAAAATTCGCAAGGCAGTGATCCCAGTAGCAGGCTTAGGCACGCGTATGCTTCCAGCCACTAAAGCTATCCCTAAAGAGATGCTGCCCGTTATGGACAAGCCGCTGATCCAATATGTTGTCAGCGAGGCTATTGCTGCTGGCATTAAAGAAATTGTCTTAGTGACCCATGCCAGTAAGAACTCTGTTGAAAATCACTTCGATACCAGCTTTGAATTAGAGACCCAACTTGAGCGTCGCGTAAAACGTCAGCTCTTAGCAGAAGTACAAGCTATCTGCCCTGACGACGTCACTATTATTAGTGTACGTCAGTCACAAGCAAAGGGCTTAGGTCATGCGATTTTATGTGCTAAAAGCATCATAGGTGACTCACCATTTGCCGTACTTTTACCTGACGTACTAATTGATGACGCTAGCAGTGACCTAACTAAAGAAAACCTTGCCCAGATGGTCGCACTGTACAATGAAACTGAAGTCGGTCAAATCATGGTAGAAGGCGTGCCCCATGAGCTCGTTAACCAATACGGTATTGCCGATATCAACGGTAAAGATTTGCAGCCAGGTGAGTCGCTACCGCTATCTCAACTGGTCGAGAAGCCTAGCATCGAAGATGCACCGTCTAACCTAGCCGTTGTCGGCCGTTATATATTACCTGCCGAAATCTGGACTTACTTAGCTAAGACTCCTGCTGGGGCTGGTGATGAAATTCAGCTTACCGACGCTATCGCAATGTTGATGGAAAACCAAACTGTCAACGCTTACTACATGCAAGGTAAAAGCCATGACTGTGGTAATAAGCTAGGCTATATGCAAGCTCATGTAGAACACGCGCTGCGCCATAAAGAAATTGGAACTGAGTTCGCCGAATATTTAAAGGCTATCGTTAAGACTCTTAAATAA
- a CDS encoding LysR family transcriptional regulator: protein MDIRQLKYLDALITAGSFTKAAERLNMAQPALSQSIKRLEQELGVTLVDRGANKSSKTLSLTAEGSALHQHAKLIIKNMAQAEAHIKSMANLTMGEVRVAVPGMLGSFYLPRRLMAFRHRHPELKLSLFEGGTRDTLKMLQNEDVDIAIITANDLTDEFDSHLLLQEQMVVAVGREHPLAKSDAVTLEEFFQHELVFFKPGYFHREWMLEQAEQLGLTANIAFETNLINLIKQVVAQEYGITTVLEMVIEKHDNICAKPFIPPIFLDLHIAWKKQRPISQADRAFVEFLMLNR from the coding sequence ATGGATATTAGGCAATTAAAATACTTAGATGCATTAATTACTGCAGGTAGCTTCACCAAAGCCGCCGAGCGGCTCAATATGGCACAGCCCGCATTGAGTCAAAGTATTAAGCGCCTAGAGCAAGAGTTAGGAGTCACTCTAGTTGATAGAGGTGCCAATAAAAGCAGTAAGACGCTTTCGTTAACTGCCGAGGGCAGCGCACTGCATCAACATGCCAAATTAATCATTAAAAATATGGCACAGGCTGAAGCGCACATAAAATCGATGGCCAACCTAACTATGGGCGAAGTGAGAGTCGCGGTGCCCGGTATGCTAGGCTCATTTTATCTACCCAGACGTTTAATGGCATTTCGGCACCGCCACCCTGAACTTAAATTGTCACTATTTGAAGGCGGTACTCGCGATACTTTAAAAATGCTACAGAATGAAGATGTTGATATCGCTATTATTACCGCCAATGATCTAACCGATGAGTTTGACAGTCACCTTCTTTTGCAAGAGCAAATGGTGGTTGCGGTTGGTAGAGAGCACCCGTTAGCCAAGTCTGATGCCGTGACTTTAGAGGAGTTTTTTCAACATGAACTGGTATTCTTTAAGCCCGGATACTTCCACCGAGAGTGGATGCTAGAACAAGCAGAGCAGTTAGGCCTCACTGCAAATATTGCTTTTGAAACTAATCTGATTAACCTCATTAAACAAGTGGTTGCCCAAGAATATGGCATTACCACAGTGTTAGAGATGGTGATAGAAAAGCACGATAACATTTGTGCAAAACCTTTCATCCCACCTATTTTTCTCGACTTGCATATCGCTTGGAAAAAACAGCGCCCTATCAGCCAAGCCGACAGGGCATTCGTCGAGTTTCTAATGCTAAACCGTTAG